TGGGGGATGCCCCCAAAAAGGAAATAACCAAAATAACCAAAAAGTGAAGAAAGTGCCTAAAACATGATACAGCATTTTAGAGCCCTTTCAGATACAAGGCAGAGAAAGGTGTAAAGTAGAAAATATCCGGATCTTCGGTAATTTCCAGAAAGGTCCATTCCTCGGCTGGCTCCAGGGCAGCGCAGCCCTGGGACAGAGCACTAAGTCTGCTCCTGGGGACACAAGCCCAAGGGCCCTGAGCTGCGCACAccgcccccggccccctccctcttcctccgcTCCATCTCCCACTCCACAAAGGTATCGAAGAGACTCGGCCAGGCTTCATCTTCGCTGTAGTTGCTGAGGTCGGGGCCAATCACCTGAGTGAAGTTAAGGAACATATTCCAAGTGTCCCGGGAGATGCCCTTGACCCCCGAGGGGTTCTCTGTTAGGAAGTGTAGCCACTGGTCCAACACTGGCGGGTTGTTCTGGGTAAAGACTAGCTTCCACAGGGCAATGGCTATTTCCCGATGCAGTGACCGCTGCCCTTCTTCAGAGTCCAGGCCAAACTGAAATGTAAACCGGTACAGATCCTTGAATTTGTCCTCTTGCTTGGCTTCTGTCAAGAGGCTGGGGAACCGTGCACAGATCCCGTCAATGCTGTCTGCACTTATTGCTTTGCAGCCATCAAAAAACTCCTTCCTGCAACAGGAAGTAGGGGCACAATTAATCACTGTCAACAAGAATCATTTCCTGTGAGGCAACAGCGTGGAGATTAGCACCATGCagctgggtggctgggtgggaatGCCGACTCCTCCACCTGGGAAGTGCTGAGACTACACGACTGTCTTCAGGGTGTGGGTGAGGACAAGTTAATATGCCAACCGCTTCTAACAGCGCCTGCCTATCCGCTCATTTGTTCCCCTTCCCAAAGCCAAGTGTCagctccaggccctgctccccattCTGCAACAGTGACTGTGCCGCACTCTCCTCCCCGAGGGGCCCTTCCTGCTCTCCTGTGCTCTGCGGGCTGTTTCTTGGTAACTGCCAAGAAACCAAAGATTCTGGATGAACCTGGGTAACTCCCACCAGTGATCAAAATTTTCTCTTAAGAAACAAAAATTGTGTATGTTTCTAAACATCTGTATAACACTTTTAGCTCACAATATGGCCCACACTGATCACCAACTCAGAGACTGCTGTATCCACTAGAGAGAAAAGGCCTCTGAGGTCTGCTGGGTAACCTACCCTACCCCAGGGCTAGAGGTTACATGAGGAGTTCTCAAAGTAAATTCTTATTTACCCCCAGCACGCTGCAAACCACACCCTGGGGTAATCCTGCCATGCCCTCCCCCCAAACACCCTCCATGGAGATGTACGACTGTGAGATGCCAACTACTGCTTGATCCCGGGCCAGCTAGGCACTGTGTGGAGGGGTAACTTGCCTCATGCAGTGACGGGCACATCCCAGGGGccctcccagtgcctggcatgccAGGCGTACAGCagtagagagggaggaagggagtggatgACAAGAGGGAGCGGAGGGTCTGCAGCAGCAGTGAGGCTGGGCCGCAACGTGGCAAGAGGGCTCAGCATGGATTATGCCCTGTTTAACTTTAGTCAAGGAGGGTCGGCGCCAAGTTATTCAGAGGCTGAACAGCTTTAGAGAAATTTGACAGAGAAAGACCCAAACTCTATGAAGCCAACCCAGTTCTACCCTAACGGACCACTGCCCCAGGTGCgctccctcctctgctcaccTGGAAAAGTACTGGTGACTAACCTGGTGAATTTGCACATGGTAGCAGCCTGGAACTTCCAAGCCAAGAGCAGCACTCGAAATTCCGTGGGGTCAACACAGAGGTCATTGCAAAAGCGCTCCATGCCTTCCTCCAAAATTGCATCCTCCCGCTCATCCTTGTAGCGCCTGAACAGTTCCTCCAACCTCTGCAAGGAAGACTCCTCGGCACTGGACTTGGGCTCCCTCCCAGCATCTCCCGAGGACGTGGGCAGCTGGCAGGCTTCCGTGGCAGCCTCTGCCTTCTTGGTCCCATTGACGAGGATATCCCCACCTGGCTTGCCACAGGCCGGCGGCTGTTCCTCGCGGTGGCCTGCACCTCGCCTGCTGTGtgacttgctgctggggtcacgGTCTCCATTCTTGCTGCCCAGGGTTGATGAGGGATTCTTGCACTTGGTGACACACTGGCCCATGGTACTGGTGGCCTGGCCTCTAGAGCGGTCCCCTCTGGATCAGAAGTCCTCGCTGCCACCGGCCCTTGAATCTCAACATGCCATCAGCCAGAGGAGCCAGCCAACCTGGGAAGAAATGAGAGAGCACTCACCGCTGGATAGAGACAGGACATGCAAGCTCTCTCCACGGACTGGACAGCACACTGAGCCACCACAAACCAGGAGAGACTCCAAGTTCACCACCACCTCCCTTGTAAGCCCGCTCTATCCCTTCACCTTGGAAATGCAGTGGCTAGAGCACATATGGAGACCCAATAAAGACAATTCCTAACATTCttatagcagcacagtttaccaaGAAGAGGTGGCTCATGTGCAGAATGCATCCAGGAAATCTACAGTTTGCCAGAAATATTCCAAAGGAAATGCATCTTGCCCACTGGCCATCACTTGAGAGAGTTATTTGGACTCAAGTGAAGCCAGCAGGGGCACATACAAGGTCCATCTTCTGGTCTCTAATGCTAAAACCCTGATTTCCTTTTCAAGTAGGGAGAAGGGGtggccacacccacacccctACAGTTTCAGAGTGGCCTACGGACGAGGTGAAGGGTTTTCACAGTTAAGACTGCAAGCAGAGTCCTAGCCAAACAGCAAAGTACAATGTGTGTCTGGTCTCTTCAGTGTCCTTTCTGGGACTCTCCCATGGAACAGGTGAAACGTCCTCTCTCCCGCCTTAGTCCAGGCGAagtgcccaggccccgccccaggtcCTCTGCCCGGTGGTATGGAGGAAAGTGGGGCCACGTTCACTAAATATGAATGCTGGTAGGCTGCATTCAAGAGGCTGTCTCCACCTTAAAGGAGGGCAGATTTACCCAAATCCAATCTCTAAATGGAAGGACAGCTGCTACATGAAAGAGAGAAGTCTGCATGGAAACAGCAAACTCACCGTGGTGGTTCATtacctacactagaggcccaatgcacgaaattgtgcaagggccttggccccggaCCCGCCCGCTGCTGCCACCACCGCGGccgggggcctctgctgcctctgccttggcccccgataattaaaaaggtgtttttaaagaattgcTAGAAATTTCTGGGCCAGGAGTGAGGTGATTTCTCTGAAGACCTTGCCTACTTAGGACTCTTACTTTCAACTAGTCCACTGGAAGATCCATCTACAATTTAGCACAGGCCCCCGACTTACGATGGTGCAAAGCAATATGTATAAGAAATGACATGAGATAACACCTTGCTATATAACAGGCTTTGTGTTAGATGGTTCTGTGGACTCCCGGAATGTTCTGAGCACGTTCAGGGCAGGCCACGCCAGGCTAAGCTACGATGCTTGGTAGGGTAGGTGAACTAAATGCATTTAGACATGATATTTTCAGTGTGCAAAGGGTTTATCGGGACATAACCCATGGTAAGTGCAGGAGCATCTGTACTCGGAAAATATCACCACCTGCTACCATAGCTGCGGCCACGGAAGGCACAGTGCTCACAGGACTTAGCCACGAGCCAGAGTCTAACGGGGAGGTGGGCCAGCCAGGTCCGTGCCCTGCCTCCGCTCTAGGAGAGCTCATGGACCTCCGGGTCCACATTCCAGCTCCGGAGGACGCAGTGGGGCAGAGGTGCTTTTCTGAGGCTGGAGCTTCGCGCTGTACCGAAGGGACTATAGCTTCCTCCGAAAAGCGCCCGGAGAACTCCACTTCTCTTCAAAAGGAGCTCTGAGGCCGCAGGACGTGCATGTTTAAAATGGAGACCAGAGTCATTCCTGCAGTTCCTGGAGACTCTGGGTCAGGGCGTGTCCCATTCTCCGCCCCCAAGAGGACAGAGGAACAGAGACTTGTCTACACACGCCCGCAAAGCCTCCCAGTTCCCCGGCTTCAAAATCGCATGGAAACCACAACAAGGGTTTAGTGTGGAAAATGACAGACCGCGTAagtatttttaagtctttttatgCTTTGAGAATAGTGTAGCTACTAAGACATAAGCACAgcctattaaacatttaaaagggAAAGGGCTAATTCCTGGAAGACCTGCATTCAAGAGAAGCACCTATTCAAGCTGAATTACCTCAAAACAGCAGGACTATGCCATGGGAGAGCCTGATGTCCAGATTGTTCCTAAAGGCTAGAGCACTGACAGACACAAAAGGCCCACACTCCCCCCGCTCACAGCCTGCCCTGCCGGCTCCAAATTCCCCGGAGCACTGACTCACCAGGCGCTGCTCCCGCCTGCGCAGGGACCCCCAGGTACCAAGAGGCTGAGAGGGTTTCCTGGCCTCCATCTGACCCACTTACTCcaggccccaccctcacccccaccaaaCAGACGCTTCACTGCACAGCTTCCTCTAAACCTGGCGCCAGGCCTTCAGGTAGGAGGGGCAAAACAGGAGGCCTCCCAAAGAGGTCCAAACCACTGACCCACCCAGCCCTCCAAGTTAAGAGCACCTCTGATGATCTGACATGGCAGAATCAGCTGAAACCTGAAGGCTTTAACATGCCgaacagatgaggaaaaggaaaatCAAATCAGCACAAGCCAGCCTCACATCCCTTCTTCCATTCTGTCTTCCAGGCGGAGGGTGAGGACACCCTCACCCCGATTATTCACTGCGCTCCTTCCTGTTACGGCTTCCTTTCTTCAGGAACCAGTGCTGCTCTCAGAGCCTGCCCGGGCTGCTGCGGGGCCCAGCCCCGCGTCCCTGGCAGACCATACTTCCTTTAGGTGTTTTATAGCTGAAAATTTCCCCAAGCTGTTGGCGAAAAGCTAATCATAGTTATCAATTACTGACCACTGGCTAtcgtgccaggcactatgctgatAAGCACTTTATGGACATTAAAACTCATATCCTCACCACAACCCACTTAAAGACAGGGAAACTTAGGCGCAAAGCAAATCACCCAAGATCACAAGCACAGAACTTGATAGGTGTGGCTTGAGAAACCATGACCCCTACCACCAGGCCACACTGCTGTGCCCCCATGTCAGTGCATCTAGGGAAATACCCCCAGCAGATAGGCTCCAAGCGCGGGAGTGTTACCACGGCAACTACAGAGCAGCATCTTtccgccagccagccagccactggAAAGGGAGCATGTGGCCTGTGCCCACTGTGCTAAACGGGCATCCTAGCCACGGTCCTCTCCCAGGCAAGCCCTGCCACAGTGATGCAGGTAGCCAGATGCCCTCGGGCTCAGCTTCCCCAGAGGTGGGGACAGAGTGAGCCCATCAGCATGGCTCAGAGCTCCAAAGCCCAGCTCTGTCATCGCTTTTTGACCCTGAATTTCCTCAGCCTGCAAAATGTTCATCGGCCTCACTGTAAGGAAATGCAGACAAAGAGACCTGTCACACACCGCCCCTCTCAAAGCACTTGGGATGACAGCTATAAACAGCCAAGCAGTATCTGGCTAACCTAACAGAAGCCCTGGCTTGTCCCACCTGGACAATGGGCTCCATCCAGCCCTCTGcttcccaggcccagccaggaCACTGACCCCTGCCTCGACCCACGCACTTGGGTCTTGTTCAAAAACAGTCTCAAACCACAGCACTGATGCTGCTCCAAGGCACCGCTGCCCAGGCATACCTGGGGGACCAGGTTCTCCATGGAGTAGGACAAGCGAGGTGTTTGCTGTGCCCTGTGACAGCCTAATCACTGGTCACTCCCTGTCCAGTGGGGTGAGCTTCCAGCCAGCTCcaattccttccctttccccGTGGGCAGCTCCAGGATTTCCAGCCACTGTTTGTACTTTTAACGGCACTCCTTCCCAGTCTGTCTCCGGCTCCATCTCTGCAGTGTCGGAGGGCACTGCAGGCAGAGGCCTCAGTACAGCATCACTAATGAATATCACTGCGTGTGCTactacagtggtcggcaaaccgcggcttgcgagccacatgcggctctttggccccttgagtgtggctcttccacaaaataccacgtgtgggcacgcacgtacagtgcgatcgaaactttgtcgcccatgcgcagaagtcggttttcggcctgggtgagtctatttgaagaagtggcattagaagaagtggggggtgtcggtcggtccgGCGACGGGAGACGCGGTGCAGGCGGGCCCGCGGGATACGCAGCACGGGGGAGGCGCGTGCGATTCATGCACgggttgagtgagccagtcagcagtctcattgtgcagtggttagtgctagtcgcgtccacaAATCATgagcgggtgacaaaagtacctactcgaagcatgaagttacctgtatttttccaaccagctgcaaatcctacaggtatttttgtcatcaatttcaGAATTGTAATTACTTTGTGTTGGTGGctctattattataaaatgaacatttttagcaaaggccagcttaggagtaccctaattaagttaataacaatgtacctacctatatagtttaagtttaaaaaatttggctctcaaaagaaatttcaatcgttgtactgttgatatttggctctgttgactaatgagtttgccgacctctgTGCTAGTGCACTGTAACACACACATGTAGCTCTGCAGAGTCACTACCCCCATTTCAtagggagagaaatggaggcacaccAGGGTCAAGGAGCTTTCGAGGGAGGAACAGGGGTGAATACTCAAGAGGTGAGCGCTAGGGGTAGACAAACCTGGGTCTGGATCAGGGGGACCCCAGCTGTGTGGCTGTGAGCAGGTAAGGAACATTGGACAGCTGGTGCAGTAAATGAGATTATCCTCCATGTCAAAGCCTGTCCAGTGCCTGCTCACAGGGAGTACTCGGCGACCGTCGGCctttattacagttgttcctatcaAAACGCCAGGGGCAGAGTCATGCCTCCCTGCAGAGCAGTGCCCTCTCGGCAGCCAGCCCAGTTctgcgggggcaggggcagcgctgCAGGGACCTGGACAGCGCTCTGGTTCTGCAGTGAGTGGCTGTCCCCTGCCTCCACTAAGTGGCAACACTGAGTTGAATGGAGCAGGGacaaggagggtggggagaaaggaaagacgAAGAATAAAAACTACCTGGGAAATACTTGCAGACACAGCTGCAGCTGGGGCCACTGAAAGATGGAGGGCAGGAGCTGCTCAGCCTTGGCTGGACCAAGAtcagcccagcagcccctccctccttccctgcacaTCAgcctctcgcccccccccccccaccccttctccccatCAGTCTGGCTGCTGTTCCTGGGGTTGGCTCAGCCAGCGGCCTGTCTAGCCCCAGGCCCGGCGCTGGCAGTCCCAGGCTGCAGTCCCTGGGGATGCTCTGGATCAAAGAGGAGTCGGAAGCTGCTTCTGTCTCGGGCAGGCCGTGCAGTGACCATCAGGCTGGTCCCCTGGGGCTTGTGTCTACTGCTAAGGCAGAGTCACCAGTTGGGGAACTGCATAGCCACGCAGGGCTAAGCCACACAGACGCAGTGCGAGTGGAGACAGGAACAGGAGAGGCTAGGTAACGCTGCGGGAGGAAAGGCGAAGGACTGCGAGGAGCACCGCTGTGGGGCGCGGCTGCGCGCttcacacacacctcacctgcacactccccccaCGGAGACTGCGGGAGCGTCCCAGTGGGAAGCGGGTTCTCCGCCCTCAGCCGTCCGTGGGCCAGGAAATGAGACCAGGCCTCAGACGCCACGGCCCCCCAGGGGGAGGTTTCACACAGAAGGTTTTGCCTGTTCTGGTCCTTCAATGACGAGCATTAAGTGGAAAGGAAGGCCTTTGCCCATCTGGCTGATCCATGTTGAGAGGAGACTTTAGAATCTGTATCGATAGCAGTATCTTTTAAATTACAAACATGCACTGAGGCGACTGACACATTGCCCCATGTGATCCACTTCACCCCTATGAGGAGTAGAATAGAATCTTCATTTCACAGAGGGGGAAGCAGAACAGAGGCAGGGATGTGGCCCGGAGGCCCGTCTCTAAAGGAAAAGGGATCCCGCCCAGGCCGGAGTCCAGCCGCTCCCCATCACTGCCTGGGGAGATGACAATGGTACCATATCAACACCTAGAGTTctccagaggcagcaggaagggTCAACTCCCAGGAAGCCTTCAGTTCTGGTGTGGGATCGCCCTGAGCAGTGTGTGCCCGTGAACCAGTCACTTACCCTGAGCTTCTGGGCCCGAGAGTAAAATAAGGGACCTGGACTGTCCCCCCACGTCTAATACTGTGGGACGTCACACCCAGCGAGGCTGCAGTTCTAGTCTGCACGTCTGCTGTGGAAGCACTTTCTTCTCACACTCCTGCCCAAGCCCATCAGAGCCGGGGAGAGGCGAGACCAAAAGGGAATGGAAGCAGAGCCGCTCCCGCCTGCACAAGGAGTGGGAGCCTCCCCATGTGCAGCCCCCTCTCTTTTTAACGTGTTCTTACTGTTCCTTACTTTGAATACTTCCAATATACCAACCACTAAGAACATATGTCCAGTTGAGGCCTGAGGGCTGCAGCCAGTGTGGGCTGGCTAGAACAAATACTGCTTGCCAAACACAACCAAGCCAGTACACATGTACTACAAAATTTCCAAATACCAAGGCATAAAGCCTTTTTGGTCTCTGGGCTCCAGAGATTAATCCCACACGACCCAAAATAACCCACAAAGGGCCGCATCACTTTACTGAGCTGCCCTGGGATGGTTTTTGCTGTCACACTGCCCACTTCTGTGCAGACAGCACCACCGAGGGCGCCAGTGTTAGGCAGCCACTCTGCTTCTTCACCACCCTTTTCAGCTCCTTTCACTGGACTTGGGCTCAGTGCGTCATACTGCAAATGGTAGCCTGTTACACTTTGCGTCTCTGGCTGGAGGCTTGGCGCTGTCTCCTGACCTCGCAGATGGCAGCCCAGGCCCAAGGGGAGGTATAAGCTCTTCCTGCCAGTTGGCATGTGGAGGCAGCCACCAGGCTGCGGAAGGTCAGTCCTCAAACACCCACCTACCACATCACTGTCCACTTCCCTGCCATCGTCTCAGGACTGCAGTTGCCGGCAACTGACTGACAAACATTTAACTAGTAAGAAAGGCAAGAAGGGAAATTGTGAAATTAAtcaaaggaggaggaaggaacccAATACAGAGATGACAAGTGCCTGCATCCACACGGCTTAAAGGGGTACATGAGTGACCAGTGTCTAGATGTGGCTCCCAGAGCCACATTTCCTCTGCGGAGGCCCCAGGTTCACCACAGAGTAACTCATCAATCTCTTAAATGTTTGCTAATTCGTTAAGAAAAAAACCAAATCCATTAAGGCCACATTTGCCAGTTACTTCTCAGAGGGCAGGATGGAAGCCAACTGCGCCAGCCAGAAAGAGGGACAGGAAGCGACCTGCACCATCACAGAGTACCTGCTTTCCACCCCTTCGGGCACGGGCCAGAGCGGGAGCCTCAAGCTTCTCTCCTGCTGCCACGTTCAAATGCGTCCCAGTGACCCACACAGCTCAGAGAACACGAAGCACACAGAAAAGGAAGGGCCCTGGTATCCCACCACCCACAATTAATATTTGGGAGTCTATCGTGCAGTCTCTTTTATGAACACATATGGCTGGCACACAAGAGAGCCATGCATGTACATATTATGCACATGGAACTTTTAACAAAACTGGGGTTGtagtgtacattttttttttctttcttttttttaaattctcatccgaggatgtttttgttgatttttagagagagagggaaggagagcgagagaatgagaaagagaaacactgatgtgagagagaaacatcgaccagctgcctcccacacatgtccccaccagggatcgaacccgtcacccaggtatgtgccctgattggaaattgaacctgctaccctttggtgtacaggacaatgctccaaccaactaagctgcCCATCCAGGGCTGTATATACTATTTTGCAAACTTTTCCATTGACACCTTTCTATTTCAATATTCTCATCTCAtacaatgcttttaaaaaaaacagtaattCGCCTGACtggcgtgcctcagtggttgagcgtcaacctatgaactaggaggtcacagtttgattcctgatcagggcacatgcctgggttgggggcttgattcccagtgtggggcgtgcaggaggcagccaatcagtgattctctctcatcactgatgtttctctctcatcaatgatgtttctcatcattgatgatgtctctctctctccccctctctcttcctctctgaaatcaataaaaatatgtatt
This is a stretch of genomic DNA from Myotis daubentonii chromosome 4, mMyoDau2.1, whole genome shotgun sequence. It encodes these proteins:
- the DCUN1D3 gene encoding DCN1-like protein 3, with product MGQCVTKCKNPSSTLGSKNGDRDPSSKSHSRRGAGHREEQPPACGKPGGDILVNGTKKAEAATEACQLPTSSGDAGREPKSSAEESSLQRLEELFRRYKDEREDAILEEGMERFCNDLCVDPTEFRVLLLAWKFQAATMCKFTRKEFFDGCKAISADSIDGICARFPSLLTEAKQEDKFKDLYRFTFQFGLDSEEGQRSLHREIAIALWKLVFTQNNPPVLDQWLHFLTENPSGVKGISRDTWNMFLNFTQVIGPDLSNYSEDEAWPSLFDTFVEWEMERRKREGAGGGVRSSGPLGLCPQEQT